The proteins below come from a single Mytilus edulis chromosome 5, xbMytEdul2.2, whole genome shotgun sequence genomic window:
- the LOC139524615 gene encoding tetraspanin-9-like isoform X2, which translates to MTLGCGASVAKVILVIVNTIFLILGLGIGIAGLVFRFGTDLLGDELKDAMQSLKIDVVGGVNVYDVAGSLSLLLIIVGFFIFLVGGLGCCGACCNNRVLLVVYAIIVAILLIVQIVGVALFAGFRSKFDDSVKDGFKEILRTQYNTTGKDDLTNSYNALFNVYECCGVDNSTDMPKNDLPKECCATTNPCVKTSSDVRPGCYTKLKDQIDQYNSVFIGVGVSVLVFQLLCVLFSFCLCVAIGREE; encoded by the exons ATGACTTTGGGATGTGGTGCGTCAGTTGCCAAAGTAATACTGGTTATAGTTAACACTATATTCCTG ATCCTTGGTTTGGGAATAGGAATCGCTGGTCTAGTGTTCCGGTTTGGAACAGACCTGTTAGGAGATGAGTTAAAAGATGCTATGCAGAGTCTGAAGATTGATGTAGTCGGGGGCGTAAATGTTTATGATGTCGCCGGTTCTCTTTCGTTGTTGCTCATCATTGTAGGGTTTTTCATTTTTCTCGTTGGTGGCCTCGGATGCTGTGGAGCTTGCTGTAATAACAGAGTTCTCTTAGTTGTG TATGCCATCATTGTTGCCATATTGCTGATTGTTCAGATCGTTGGTGTAGCACTATTTGCTGGATTTAGATCTAAG TTTGATGATTCAGTCAAAGATGGATTTAAGGAAATATTGAGAACCCAGTACAACACGACTGGAAAAGACGATTTAACCAATTCTTATAATGCACTTTTCAATGTA TATGAATGTTGCGGTGTAGATAATTCTACGGATATGCCAAAGAATGACTTACCCAAAGAGTGCTGTGCAACTACTAACCCATGTGTCAAGACATCTTCTGATGTTCGACCG ggtTGTTATACAAAGCTGAAAGACCAAATAGACCAATACAACAGCGTATTTATTGGTGTTGGAGTATCTGTGTTGGTTTTCCAA TTGTTATGTGTGCTATTTTCCTTCTGTTTGTGCGTGGCGATTGGAAGAGAGGAATAA
- the LOC139524615 gene encoding tetraspanin-9-like isoform X1 — MTLGCGASVAKVILVIVNTIFLILGLGIGIAGLVFRFGTDLLGDELKDAMQSLKIDVVGGVNVYDVAGSLSLLLIIVGFFIFLVGGLGCCGACCNNRVLLVVYAIIVAILLIVQIVGVALFAGFRSKFDDSVKDGFKEILRTQYNTTGKDDLTNSYNALFNVYECCGVDNSTDMPKNDLPKECCATTNPCVKTSSDVRPGCYTKLKDQIDQYNSVFIGVGVSVLVFQLICVIFAFCLCAAIGRDSIV, encoded by the exons ATGACTTTGGGATGTGGTGCGTCAGTTGCCAAAGTAATACTGGTTATAGTTAACACTATATTCCTG ATCCTTGGTTTGGGAATAGGAATCGCTGGTCTAGTGTTCCGGTTTGGAACAGACCTGTTAGGAGATGAGTTAAAAGATGCTATGCAGAGTCTGAAGATTGATGTAGTCGGGGGCGTAAATGTTTATGATGTCGCCGGTTCTCTTTCGTTGTTGCTCATCATTGTAGGGTTTTTCATTTTTCTCGTTGGTGGCCTCGGATGCTGTGGAGCTTGCTGTAATAACAGAGTTCTCTTAGTTGTG TATGCCATCATTGTTGCCATATTGCTGATTGTTCAGATCGTTGGTGTAGCACTATTTGCTGGATTTAGATCTAAG TTTGATGATTCAGTCAAAGATGGATTTAAGGAAATATTGAGAACCCAGTACAACACGACTGGAAAAGACGATTTAACCAATTCTTATAATGCACTTTTCAATGTA TATGAATGTTGCGGTGTAGATAATTCTACGGATATGCCAAAGAATGACTTACCCAAAGAGTGCTGTGCAACTACTAACCCATGTGTCAAGACATCTTCTGATGTTCGACCG ggtTGTTATACAAAGCTGAAAGACCAAATAGACCAATACAACAGCGTATTTATTGGTGTTGGAGTATCTGTGTTGGTTTTCCAA TTAATATGTGTTATCTTTGCCTTCTGTCTGTGTGCTGCTATTGGAAGAGATAGTATTGTGTGA
- the LOC139525272 gene encoding uncharacterized protein — protein MFHRKWTKITGDQWVLETLMEGLKLEFMSHPCLNIKETSIPRYGIHESVILTEISVLLEKNVIEHVPVGQENLGYYSTVFVVPKRQGGLRPILNLKPLNQIVVPHHFKMETLRSIMKALKKGDYAVTLDLADAYFHIPIHTDYKQFLRFRFLGHSYQFRAMPFGLKSAPRVFTKIMAVLAAYLRKLMIQIFMYLDDWLISNSDRAALIKQLHFVLSLVQDLGLIVNQKKSNLIPTQHIEYLGALFNLEKGIVTPTETRFQSILEIIHALLNSQQIQAVVILKLLGLMASCIYLIPMGRLHMRPIQLYLLALWRPNIQPLNQFIPVRMSLTIHLRWWTNRTNIFKGMPLQEPTIQLTLITDASELGWGAHLGTWQTSGIWPTSYQLKHINWLELKAVQLALQEAVQIVKDMNILIRSDNTTVISYINKQGGTHSPELCYLTWDLYQWCIQNKVTIRAVHIPGKINLLADALSRGKNLFKMTEWTLNNMIVNMIFQRLGTPSIDLFATAQNKKLAVYCSPVPDIAAFQVDALTVNWSGMYAYAFPPPILVPRILQKIREEKTVVLLIAPMWPRQSWYPQMLDLLIDIPIKLPLLPDLLSQIHNRIQIFHQSPELLNLVAWKLSNCVISQKDFLKKTAEIMSNARKTSTQTVYDARLRIYDSWCKEQNINSTSSTIPEVAEFLLYLSTVRKCKPQTITGYKSAIALIHNNGLEISNSSKLSSLIKGLFNMNPPIRQLTPNWNLPLVLLMLTKHPFEPLDSIELKFLTFKTAFLVAIASASRVSEIHSLSLDDGHFRFEKNGIKLLPNMQFLAKTQTLNRPWEPLFIPSFNSYATDSEDLKLCPCRALRIYINRTKSIRKSNRLFVTYQKKHHKEASKDSIARWIVNTVRYAYENADKDTLKTVRAHDTRRLSTSWTLFCVVSAEEILKAAHWTSETTFTSFYLKDVPDHQSIFAKSAILDSFKRGRQK, from the coding sequence ATGTTTCACAGGAAGTGGACAAAGATCACAGGAGATCAATGGGTTTTAGAAACTTTAATGGAAGGACTAAAACTGGAGTTTATGAGTCATCCATGTTTAAACATAAAAGAGACAAGTATTCCAAGATATGGTATTCACGAGTCGGTTATTTTAAcagaaataagtgttttattagaaaaaaatgttatagaACATGTTCCTGTTGGGCAAGAAAACTTGGGTTATTACAGCACAGTTTTCGTAGTTCCAAAACGACAAGGAGGTTTGCGACCAATTCTCAATCTGAAACCTCTAAACCAAATAGTAGTGCCTCATCATTTCAAGATGGAAACACTCCGTTCAATTATGAAAGCTTTAAAAAAGGGAGACTATGCAGTAACTTTGGATTTAGCAGATGCGTATTTTCATATCCCAATTCACACAGATTACAAACAATTCCTGAGATTCCGATTTCTAGGTCACAGCTACCAATTTCGAGCAATGCCATTCGGGCTCAAATCTGCCCCAAGAGTGTTCACAAAGATTATGGCTGTATTAGCAGCATACCTACGAAAGTTAATGATTCAGATATTCATGTATCTAGACGATTGGCTGATCAGCAATTCAGACAGAGCAGCTCTTATAAAGCAATTGCATTTTGTACTCAGTCTAGTTCAAGATTTGGGACTTATAGTAAATCAGAAAAAGTCAAACTTAATACCAACCCAACATATAGAATACTTGGGAGCCCTTTTCAATCTAGAGAAAGGGATAGTAACACCAACAGAGACAAGATTTCAAAGTATTTTGGAAATAATACATGCATTACTAAACAGTCAACAGATTCAAGCAGTAGTAATTTTAAAATTACTAGGTCTGATGGCTTCATGCATTTACCTAATACCCATGGGAAGATTACATATGAGGCCAATCCAACTTTATTTGTTAGCACTATGGAGGCCAAACATCCAACCATTGAATCAGTTCATTCCTGTACGAATGAGCTTGACAATACATTTAAGATGGTGGACAAATCGGACAAATATTTTCAAAGGAATGCCTTTACAGGAGCCGACAATTCAGTTGACATTGATCACAGATGCCTCAGAACTAGGATGGGGAGCTCATCTGGGAACATGGCAGACATCAGGAATATGGCCAACGTCTTAtcaactaaaacatataaattggTTGGaattgaaggctgtacagttagCTCTTCAAGAAGCTGTACAGATCGTGAAAGACATGAATATTTTGATAAGGTCGGACAATACAACAGTGATAAGTTATATCAACAAGCAGGGCGGAACCCATTCGCCAGAACTGTGTTACCTAACTTGGGACCTTTACCAATGGTGTATTCAGAACAAAGTAACTATCCGTGCAGTTCACATTCCGGGAAAGATAAATCTACTAGCAGATGCTCTTTCGAGGGGGAAAAATCTTTTCAAGATGACAGAGTGGACACTCAACAATATGATAGTAAATATGATATTTCAGAGACTGGGAACTCCAAGTATAGATCTGTTTGCAACAGCTCAGAACAAAAAGTTAGCAGTTTATTGCTCTCCGGTTCCAGACATAGCAGCATTTCAAGTAGATGCTCTAACTGTAAATTGGAGCGGCATGTATGCATATGCATTTCCTCCTCCAATCCTTGTTCCTCGGATATTACAAAAGATTCGAGAAGAAAAGACAGTTGTTCTTCTAATAGCACCAATGTGGCCAAGACAATCTTGGTATCCTCAGATGTTGGATCTACTGATAGATATTCCAATAAAACTACCACTTCTGCCAGATCTGCTTTCACAAATTCACAATcgaatacaaatatttcatcagaGTCCAGAATTATTAAATCTTGTGGCATGGAAATTATCAAATTGCGTCATAAGTCAAAAGGATTTTCTGAAAAAAACTGCAGAAATTATGTCAAATGCCAGAAAAACATCTACTCAAACAGTGTATGATGCAAGACTCAGAATATATGACAGTTGGTGTAAAGAACAAAATATCAATTCCACTTCTTCAACTATACCAGAAGTAGCAGAATTTTTGTTATATCTTTCTACTGTAAGAAAATGCAAACCACAGACTATTACAGGTTACAAGTCAGCCATAGCATTGATTCATAATAATGGATTAGAAATTTCAAACAGTTCTAAGTTATCATCATTGATTAAAGGGTTATTTAATATGAATCCACCAATTCGTCAATTGACCCCAAATTGGAATTTACCTTTAGTTTTATTGATGCTAACAAAACATCCTTTTGAACCTTTAGATTCAATTGAATTaaagtttttaacattcaaaacaGCTTTTCTAGTAGCTATTGCATCAGCCAGTAGAGTTAGTGAAATTCATAGCTTATCATTAGATGATGGACATttcagatttgaaaaaaatggaattaaacTATTACCAAATATGCAGTTTCTTGCAAAAACACAGACTTTGAATAGGCCTTGGGAGCCATTATTCATTCCTTCATTTAATTCTTATGCTACTGATTCTGAGGATTTGAAACTATGCCCTTGCCGTGCATTAAGGATTTACATAAATAGAACAAAATCTATAAGGAAATCAAACAGACTGTTTGTTACTTAtcaaaaaaaacatcataaagaAGCTTCAAAGGATTCTATTGCAAGATGGATTGTTAATACAGTGCGATATGCATATGAAAATGCAGATAAAGACACTTTAAAAACAGTAAGAGCACATGATACAAGAAGACTCTCTACTTCATGGACTTTATTTTGTGTTGTATCAGCTGAAGAAATTTTAAAAGCAGCTCACTGGACATCTGAAACTACTTTCACTTCATTCTATTTGAAGGATGTTCCAGACCACCAGTCCATTTTTGCCAAGTCAGCAATTTTGGATTCTTTCAAGAGAGGAAGACAGAAATAG
- the LOC139525273 gene encoding uncharacterized protein — MSLMTNADQDQVSYLDPEEKIDGSASPRSSQMYTCTPVEVPQGAPGASDPIEWISFINKMATVLNIEPEASETHQEHPSFVSARLKPDKNDKKSAIKLPLEGTIIDMVKSVEKEAISGHLKNIAVRGRDDKAFMVKKDDFNAFCSPPKLDDNIEEGLPIGHKGNSFKSGVNIPPFHRELDNDFRRMDNSARALFRAVSYGTMISAFLDEATCGDDRIEGRKALINCFRSMADLSGRIMANSVLSRRKLFLKNVNFISKSTEKKLLKLPVFGSQLFNGKYFDTLHTSAENLRDARETQNVYNNTGSYSKNFNKSRDDRTPVNDFNRKRKGDYSENSESGAKVARTNTYSNKDNFRPGNFSRKGNFFRKAAGSPKGFPAPRK; from the coding sequence ATGTCTTTAATGACAAATGCTGATCAAGATCAAGTTTCTTATCTAGATCCAGAAGAAAAGATTGATGGGTCTGCATCGCCACGATCTAGTCAAATGTATACTTGCACCCCAGTGGAAGTACCACAAGGGGCACCTGGTGCTTCTGATCCAATTGAATGGATTTCTTTCATTAATAAAATGGCAACTGTTCTAAATATAGAGCCTGAAGCGTCAGAGACTCATCAGGAACATCCTTCTTTTGTTTCGGCAAGACTAAAACCTGACAAGAATGATAAAAAATCAGCAATTAAATTACCTTTGGAAGGAACAATTATTGACATGGTAAAATCTGTAGAAAAGGAAGCTATCTCTGGTCATTTGAAAAACATAGCTGTTCGTGGCAGGGATGATAAGGCTTTCATGGTTAAGAAAGATGATTTTAATGCTTTCTGTAGTCCTCCTAAGTTAGATGACAATATTGAGGAAGGGCTACCTATTGGTCATAAAGGCAATTCTTTTAAATCTGGAGTTAATATTCCACCTTTTCACAGAGAATTAGATAATGATTTTCGTCGTATGGACAATTCTGCCAGAGCACTTTTTAGAGCCGTTTCATATGGTACTATGATTTCTGCCTTTTTGGATGAGGCAACTTGTGGGGATGATAGAATTGAAGGACGTAAAGCATTAATTAATTGCTTTAGAAGTATGGCTGATTTATCAGGCAGAATCATGGCAAATTCAGTATTAAGTAGAAGAAAACTTTTTCTGAAAAATGTTAACTTCATTAGTAAGTCGACAGAAAAGAAGTTGTTAAAGTTGCCCGTTTTTGGCAGTCAACTTTTTAATGGAAAATACTTTGACACACTGCATACATCAGCAGAAAATTTACGGGATGCTAGAGAAACCCAGAATGTGTATAATAATACTGGTAGTTATAGCAAGAACTTTAACAAGTCTAGAGATGATCGCACTCCGGTAAATGACTTTAACAGAAAGAGGAAGGGTGACTATTCTGAAAATTCTGAAAGTGGAGCTAAAGTTGCCAGAACTAACACTTACTCCAACAAAGATAATTTTCGTCCAGGAAATTTTTCAAGGAAAGGAAATTTTTTTCGGAAAGCAGCTGGGAGCCCAAAAGGTTTTCCAGCTCCAAGGAAATAA